Proteins encoded in a region of the Bacteroidota bacterium genome:
- a CDS encoding PAS domain-containing sensor histidine kinase: protein MIIDDKIKVLDDLKKSEALNRGILSVLKSQLAVINNFGNIIFANESWFNFSNKKVKNTLVSGKVGDNYLDVLFLSSTKKNANALKVLDGIYKILNGKLNFFQLEYKTEIANKEKWFLLSITGYDESDLKLVIRQVDITDRILFSRKIARSESRYREILERSNELIFSFDLEGKFVFLNNYFKKAFLYNDQEIELVNIFNIIHKESFVPFKRLLKKVLAGKPVKVPETAFVTKAGVKIYIEGNCSPLWEDEVQIGVQCFFRDITERKHMLDVLVKNERKYKNLVENINDAIVVRDLSGRVKFANKRFLELIGLEEIELINLNLEEYIAPGWQAGLRKHYADYIHGYEKEVSFVYEGLTTAGKRLWLEDRLSPVIEKNKLVGIQTIIRDITEIKNKEFEMKKLINELTNRNNEMMQFNYIVSHNLRSPIANIIGLTSILNQSNINEKERDRVLSFIREASLKMDEIVKDLSSILYAKSSINQKREKVYFHKLLQGILETLEQEILNSGCLLCIDIDENASHMFTIKSYLESIFYNLISNAIKYRSVQRVLKLHITVAKKGNEIEIKICDNGIGINLKEYGEHLFGLYKRFNFDTEGKGLGLHMTKTQVESMGGVINVESEPDAGTCFTILFPMAYV from the coding sequence ATGATAATTGATGACAAAATTAAAGTGCTCGACGACTTAAAGAAAAGTGAAGCGTTAAACCGTGGAATTTTATCTGTCCTTAAATCCCAATTAGCGGTAATAAATAATTTCGGTAATATTATATTCGCCAACGAATCATGGTTTAATTTCAGCAATAAAAAAGTAAAGAATACATTGGTAAGTGGTAAGGTGGGCGACAACTACCTCGATGTATTATTTTTAAGTTCAACAAAAAAAAACGCCAATGCCCTTAAAGTGCTGGATGGAATTTATAAAATTTTAAATGGCAAGCTCAATTTTTTTCAATTAGAATATAAAACAGAAATAGCTAATAAGGAAAAATGGTTTTTACTCTCTATAACCGGGTATGATGAGTCGGATCTCAAATTAGTAATAAGGCAAGTCGACATTACGGATCGTATATTATTTTCAAGAAAAATTGCGAGAAGCGAGTCGAGGTACAGAGAAATACTCGAACGGAGTAACGAATTAATCTTTTCGTTTGACTTAGAAGGAAAATTCGTTTTTTTAAACAACTATTTTAAAAAAGCATTTCTTTATAACGACCAGGAAATTGAGTTGGTTAATATTTTCAATATTATACATAAAGAATCATTCGTACCCTTTAAGCGCTTATTAAAAAAAGTTTTGGCCGGAAAACCCGTTAAAGTACCCGAAACCGCGTTTGTTACAAAAGCCGGCGTGAAAATATACATCGAAGGAAACTGCTCGCCTTTATGGGAGGATGAAGTGCAGATTGGTGTACAATGTTTCTTCAGAGACATAACAGAGCGCAAACACATGTTGGATGTATTGGTTAAAAATGAGCGTAAGTATAAAAATCTTGTAGAAAACATTAATGATGCGATTGTTGTGCGCGATTTATCGGGGCGGGTAAAATTCGCAAATAAGCGTTTTTTAGAATTAATCGGATTAGAAGAGATCGAGTTGATTAATCTTAATTTGGAAGAATATATTGCCCCCGGATGGCAAGCGGGATTACGAAAGCATTACGCAGATTATATACACGGATATGAAAAAGAGGTTTCATTTGTGTACGAAGGACTCACAACCGCCGGAAAAAGATTGTGGTTAGAAGACAGGTTGTCGCCGGTTATAGAAAAGAATAAGTTAGTTGGAATACAGACAATTATTCGCGACATAACTGAGATAAAGAATAAGGAATTCGAAATGAAGAAACTCATTAACGAACTTACGAATAGAAACAATGAGATGATGCAGTTTAATTATATTGTTTCTCATAATCTCCGATCACCAATAGCCAATATTATTGGTTTAACAAGCATTTTAAATCAGAGTAATATAAACGAAAAAGAACGTGACAGAGTTCTTTCGTTTATCAGAGAGGCCTCCTTGAAAATGGACGAAATCGTGAAGGATTTAAGCTCAATTCTTTATGCCAAATCCAGCATCAATCAAAAGCGAGAGAAGGTTTATTTTCATAAATTATTGCAGGGCATACTTGAAACGCTTGAACAGGAAATTCTGAACTCGGGTTGTTTATTGTGTATAGATATAGATGAAAATGCAAGCCACATGTTTACCATCAAAAGTTATCTGGAAAGCATATTCTATAACCTCATCAGTAATGCTATAAAATACCGATCGGTACAGCGTGTATTGAAATTACATATAACGGTCGCTAAAAAGGGAAATGAAATTGAAATAAAGATATGTGATAATGGAATTGGGATAAATTTAAAGGAGTATGGTGAACATTTATTTGGATTGTACAAACGATTTAATTTTGATACGGAGGGTAAAGGACTTGGCTTGCACATGACCAAAACACAGGTTGAATCGATGGGAGGTGTTATTAATGTTGAAAGTGAGCCCGATGCCGGAACCTGTTTTACCATTTTGTTTCCGATGGCCTACGTATAA
- a CDS encoding response regulator, with the protein MDNNIIFYLVDDDETSNFISEYLILAQFPKAVIKKYTDPSRFIDDVSKTGIEQNSIVLLDLNMPQMNGYELIGKIEELGIEMNFIILTSSSNLIERDYSKQFKQVKAFLNKPLNAEAVYSLCIN; encoded by the coding sequence ATGGATAATAACATCATATTCTATTTAGTTGATGATGATGAAACAAGTAATTTCATCAGTGAGTATCTCATACTGGCACAATTTCCAAAAGCGGTCATAAAAAAGTACACCGATCCTTCCCGGTTTATCGATGATGTTTCTAAAACCGGAATAGAACAAAATTCTATTGTATTACTTGACTTAAACATGCCGCAAATGAATGGGTATGAATTAATAGGTAAAATTGAAGAGCTGGGTATTGAAATGAATTTTATAATATTGACTTCTTCAAGCAATTTGATTGAACGCGATTACTCTAAGCAATTTAAACAGGTAAAAGCATTTTTGAACAAACCTCTTAATGCTGAAGCAGTCTACTCTTTATGTATTAATTAG